The genome window AACCTGAGCCACCCGGCGCTGGCACATACCTATGCTTATGAAAATGCAGCAATGAAAGATCGTACTGACAGCAGCGGCAAATTAAGCCTGCCCATTCTGAAAGCCGGACAATGGCTGCTGATGACGGCTAACGATACGCCTTATGAAGATAAAGCGGTTTGCGATATTCATCTCGATCAAACCACCTTTGGCTTTTCGGTAGCTAAATAGTTTCTGAGAACCTGGAGCGCGGCTCCAGGCTTTCATTTCAGTGCCTCCTCATCCGTAACGCTGTATGCAAAACATTAAGCAGTGTGAGCGGTTTCCTCTTCTGCTACGCTAAGCTGCTAACGATGTTTTGCCGCGTCAGACTGCGCTGACGTAACGGGACACTAAATAAGAGGAGAATGACGCTGAAAATCTACACCTATCCTAAAAGCCGCTCGCTGCGTGTGTTATGGACGCTGGAAGAAATGGAGCTCCCTTATCAGCCCGTCCGGGTCGCCCTGAAGCCGGGAGAGCCAGGAATAAGATCGCCTCATCCTCAGCGTAAAGTTCCGGTGCTGGAAGATGGCTCATTTTTTCTGGCTGAAACGCAGGCTATCTGTAAATTTATCTGCACGAAATATGCAGGACGCGTGCTCTATCCGGTGCAGCCGGAGGAGCAGGCGATCATCGATCAATGGTTAAGCTTTGCAATAACCGAGCTGGAAGCGCCCGTGTGGCTAACGTTAAAGCACAAGCTGCTGTTGCCTGAACCAGCGCGGGTAAAGGCCGTTGCCGAAAGCGCTGCGGCTGATGCTCAGACGGCGCTGCGCCTGCTGTCGCAGGCCCGTTTGGATCGCTGGATCGCCGGTGAAAACTTTACCCTGGCCGATATTTTCCTGGCGCATAATCTTGCCTGGGCGCAGGCGGCTGGCCTGACGCTTAGCGAATCGTTAGCAGATTATGTAAAGCGCTGTTTTTCCCGTCCCGCCAGCCTTCGGGCAGTAGAAATGAATAATCGTTAGGCCCCACAGGAAGGCGTGCTCGCCTTCCCTTCCCTCATCACTGCTCAGATATTTTTTACTTCAACCAGTACCAGCGGATTTCTTTTTACTTTGCAGGCCTGTGTCCAGGCAAGCTGGCAGACAGAACAGTAGTCATGTACCTCCGACTGATATTCATATTCAATATAACAACGAAACTTCTCACCATACGAACTAAGCCGGCAGAAGCGACGCGGTTCCAGCA of Pantoea alhagi contains these proteins:
- a CDS encoding glutathione S-transferase family protein: MTLKIYTYPKSRSLRVLWTLEEMELPYQPVRVALKPGEPGIRSPHPQRKVPVLEDGSFFLAETQAICKFICTKYAGRVLYPVQPEEQAIIDQWLSFAITELEAPVWLTLKHKLLLPEPARVKAVAESAAADAQTALRLLSQARLDRWIAGENFTLADIFLAHNLAWAQAAGLTLSESLADYVKRCFSRPASLRAVEMNNR